The following are encoded together in the Candidatus Eisenbacteria bacterium genome:
- a CDS encoding BamA/TamA family outer membrane protein: MRLSKVCFSVLLISLCYSSAFAQGYGKNKVQYRHFDWSSISSTHFDVYFYEEAESLAYFAVEVAERASSKLSLDLGHTLTKKVPIIVYASHNDFEQTNVITELIEEGVGGFTEIFKNRVVVPFTGSYEDFRHVLVHELTHAYMFDALYGDVLESWLTGQYFFQLPLWFAEGLAEYESLGWDSESDMFMRDATISGYLVPLDMISGGYLAYKEGQSAIRYIVERHGREKLAEMIASARGMRSMDRVFDRAFGMSQSKFSDEWIKYLKKEYWPEVSKREDPEKFARRVTDHERDNSYINADPAISPDGERIAVLSDRRQFTDVYLISAIDGKMLKRLVRGERSSQFESVPLFKRSLAWSADGKKLAVVAKSKGKDVLHLIDGVSGRVKSTLKPPLEGISSPSWSPDGEKIVISGLKDGKADLYLSDTGSGKTRRLTNDVYDDIDAVWTRDGNKIFFASDRGSPVAASQIMNGVEKGFRYSVFSIDVETEDIKEVFSHPGGAVSLALSPDGSKLAFISSGGGTRNVFLYDLDKSTVSQLTNVLGGVFSISWSLENDRMAFSIFTGGGWDVFVAQEVASMTPVSVASSGEPKAEEKKNEEEVSRPRNVVILPLSEKIEKALAEGVQSSLPESTETDTAYVEEPKPYKFKLTADGISGGFQYNSAVGFGGSTELSLSDMFGNHRIYLASDLFSSIDQTDIMFVYYYLAKRLDMGIGAFHYKNYYYSSITLLGEQFSRARFFSERTYGYVLLGSYPFGKFSRLDLDLTHLTIEREFLPDYLVYPVPQDNPKQVIRILSPSISLVKDTSLWGQLGPTNGARWWVAYSPSVRLTENYRSFRKVSFDLRKYVGFSRGYSLAMRVGGSIGGGAQPETLLMGGVYTIRGYGDFEFRGTKATFVNAELRYPFISHLGIVWPIPISIRNIGGIVFFDAGAAWYDNREFKAFTHSQGGHRLDSVKAAFGTGLHTSLSFLILKVDFAWPTDLDHVGKSHIHFSLGAEY; encoded by the coding sequence GTGAGATTAAGCAAGGTTTGCTTCTCTGTCCTTCTCATAAGTCTGTGTTATTCGAGTGCCTTTGCGCAGGGTTATGGGAAAAACAAGGTCCAGTACAGGCATTTTGACTGGTCATCTATCTCCTCAACACATTTTGACGTGTACTTCTATGAAGAAGCCGAATCCCTCGCATACTTTGCAGTGGAGGTCGCGGAGAGGGCCTCATCCAAACTCAGCCTCGACCTCGGGCACACGCTGACAAAGAAGGTCCCGATCATCGTGTACGCGTCCCACAATGATTTCGAACAGACGAACGTGATTACCGAACTCATTGAGGAAGGTGTCGGAGGGTTCACAGAGATCTTCAAGAACAGGGTTGTGGTTCCTTTTACCGGTTCATACGAGGACTTCAGACATGTCCTGGTGCACGAGCTCACGCACGCATATATGTTTGACGCACTCTACGGTGACGTTCTGGAATCCTGGCTCACCGGACAGTATTTCTTCCAGCTCCCATTGTGGTTCGCGGAGGGGCTGGCGGAGTACGAGTCCCTTGGGTGGGACAGTGAGTCCGACATGTTCATGAGGGACGCGACAATCTCCGGATATCTGGTTCCTCTCGATATGATAAGCGGAGGGTATCTTGCATACAAGGAGGGCCAGTCAGCCATACGGTATATCGTCGAGAGGCATGGCCGGGAGAAGCTTGCTGAAATGATCGCCTCTGCAAGGGGCATGAGGAGCATGGACAGAGTCTTCGACAGAGCGTTCGGCATGAGCCAGTCCAAGTTCAGCGACGAGTGGATAAAATATCTCAAGAAGGAATACTGGCCCGAGGTGTCGAAGCGGGAAGATCCGGAGAAGTTCGCCAGGAGAGTGACGGATCACGAGAGGGACAACTCCTACATCAATGCCGACCCTGCGATTTCGCCTGACGGCGAGAGGATTGCAGTTCTCTCCGACAGGAGGCAATTCACCGATGTTTACCTGATTTCCGCAATAGACGGCAAGATGCTGAAGAGACTAGTTCGTGGCGAAAGATCGTCACAATTCGAGAGTGTTCCGCTTTTCAAGCGTTCTCTTGCCTGGTCGGCAGACGGGAAGAAGCTTGCTGTCGTGGCGAAGAGCAAAGGAAAAGATGTTCTCCATCTGATAGACGGAGTCAGCGGGAGAGTCAAATCGACTCTGAAGCCGCCGCTTGAGGGAATCTCCTCTCCTTCGTGGTCGCCTGACGGGGAGAAGATTGTGATTTCCGGATTGAAGGATGGGAAGGCAGACCTCTATCTGTCAGACACCGGTTCGGGCAAGACCAGGCGTCTCACGAACGACGTGTACGACGATATAGACGCAGTCTGGACACGAGACGGGAACAAGATCTTTTTCGCATCAGATCGCGGCTCCCCTGTGGCTGCGAGTCAAATTATGAATGGAGTGGAGAAGGGCTTCCGGTATTCCGTTTTTTCAATCGATGTGGAGACGGAGGATATAAAGGAAGTCTTCTCTCACCCCGGAGGGGCTGTTTCGCTCGCTCTGTCTCCTGACGGATCGAAACTGGCTTTCATCTCCTCCGGCGGCGGGACGAGGAACGTCTTCTTGTACGACCTGGATAAGTCAACGGTCAGTCAGCTTACCAATGTTCTTGGCGGAGTCTTCTCGATTAGCTGGTCTCTGGAAAATGACAGGATGGCCTTTTCAATCTTCACCGGTGGGGGCTGGGACGTATTCGTTGCTCAGGAAGTTGCGTCAATGACTCCGGTCTCGGTTGCATCGTCCGGTGAGCCGAAGGCTGAGGAGAAGAAGAACGAAGAGGAAGTTTCACGTCCCAGGAACGTGGTGATACTTCCGCTGTCTGAAAAGATTGAAAAGGCGCTTGCGGAGGGGGTGCAAAGCAGTCTTCCCGAGAGTACCGAGACCGACACGGCGTATGTCGAAGAGCCCAAGCCGTACAAGTTCAAGCTGACTGCGGACGGGATAAGCGGAGGGTTTCAATACAACTCTGCGGTCGGGTTCGGCGGCTCGACGGAACTCTCTCTAAGCGACATGTTTGGAAACCACAGGATCTACCTCGCCTCTGACTTGTTCTCATCAATCGATCAGACAGACATCATGTTTGTCTATTACTACCTTGCAAAGCGCCTTGATATGGGAATAGGCGCCTTCCACTATAAGAACTACTACTACTCCAGCATTACTCTTCTGGGAGAACAGTTTTCAAGAGCGAGGTTTTTCTCCGAGAGGACTTATGGTTATGTTCTTCTTGGGAGCTATCCTTTTGGAAAATTCTCCAGACTTGACCTTGACCTCACGCATCTGACAATAGAAAGAGAGTTCCTTCCGGATTATCTGGTGTATCCCGTACCGCAGGATAATCCCAAGCAGGTAATACGCATACTGTCACCCAGCATAAGTCTTGTTAAAGACACGTCCCTTTGGGGACAACTTGGGCCGACGAACGGAGCGAGGTGGTGGGTGGCCTATTCACCATCAGTGCGTCTGACTGAGAACTACCGCTCGTTCAGGAAAGTGTCATTTGATCTCAGAAAGTATGTCGGCTTCAGTAGAGGCTACAGCCTTGCAATGCGTGTGGGAGGATCGATTGGAGGAGGCGCGCAGCCTGAGACTCTTCTTATGGGAGGCGTCTATACAATCAGAGGATACGGAGATTTCGAATTCAGGGGGACCAAGGCAACATTCGTGAATGCCGAGCTCAGGTATCCGTTCATAAGTCATCTCGGCATTGTGTGGCCCATCCCAATCTCAATAAGAAATATCGGCGGGATCGTCTTTTTCGATGCGGGGGCTGCCTGGTACGACAACAGAGAGTTCAAGGCCTTCACACATTCTCAAGGGGGCCACAGACTGGATTCCGTGAAAGCGGCATTCGGCACCGGTCTTCATACTTCCCTTTCATTCCTCATTCTCAAGGTCGATTTTGCCTGGCCCACAGATCTTGACCATGTCGGAAAGTCGCACATTCACTTCAGTCTTGGCGCAGAGTACTAA
- a CDS encoding UvrD-helicase domain-containing protein produces the protein MEFRLSPSQLEAVTYNQGPLLVLAGAGSGKTSVLAARAAHLVHQLSVAPSEILAFTFTRKAAREMLERISSSLGEKMGDMWIGTFHSICLRILRAHASRIGLRPNFVVYDRKDSFSVLDEIISNLGLPSKVYSPQVVGDRISSAKNAIVSHEEYLRIASTQYEKDIAAIYRAYDKALLARNALDFDDILLATVSLFDQVPAVKDDYAQRFKHVLVDEYQDTNCIQFELIRKLSHIHRNVCAVGDDDQSIFGWRGAELGNILSFEEKFPGAKVVRLEENFRSSRKIVLAAKEVIRNNSKRKGKSMWTKNEEGEPVSLFIVNDGDQEAECIAGKVRDEWSRHRSFGQISILYRTNAQSRAIENALFKSRIPYEIVAGLSFYERKEVKDLISYLRIIANPLDDVSLLRVLNVPQRGIGKTTIQKLKEFSKEKNILLFEALRQVRSVDGIGEKAKKAIGSFVGLVDGLAAHGNEGVCGLMKAVVESTGYLEYVSKEGEERLENVEELLRAAEKWDQDSETRDLILFLQELSIMSDVDTWEESSDRVSLMTVHCAKGLEFSVVFIAGVEEGIFPHASSLLEKHELEEERRLFHVALTRAKEKVYLFSAVGRKWTKSDGVISRFAREIPKEVLVVGDLVGYAYRGRF, from the coding sequence ATGGAGTTCAGGTTAAGCCCCTCGCAGCTTGAGGCAGTGACGTACAATCAGGGGCCTCTTCTCGTGCTGGCGGGCGCCGGTTCGGGGAAAACGAGCGTACTTGCGGCAAGAGCAGCCCATCTCGTCCACCAACTCTCCGTTGCTCCATCTGAGATTCTTGCTTTCACGTTCACGAGAAAAGCAGCGCGTGAAATGTTGGAACGGATATCCTCTTCTCTTGGAGAAAAGATGGGTGACATGTGGATCGGCACCTTTCACTCAATCTGCCTTCGAATCCTGAGGGCCCATGCATCAAGAATTGGCCTCAGACCCAATTTTGTTGTCTATGACCGGAAGGATAGCTTTTCGGTTCTGGACGAGATCATCTCTAACCTCGGTCTCCCGTCAAAGGTGTACAGTCCTCAGGTCGTTGGGGACAGGATAAGCTCGGCAAAGAACGCCATTGTCTCTCATGAGGAATACCTGAGAATCGCATCTACCCAGTATGAGAAAGATATTGCAGCCATATACAGGGCATATGACAAAGCACTTCTTGCGAGAAATGCTCTCGATTTCGATGATATCCTGCTTGCGACCGTTTCACTTTTCGATCAGGTTCCAGCCGTAAAGGACGATTATGCGCAGCGCTTCAAGCATGTCCTCGTTGATGAATACCAGGATACGAACTGCATTCAGTTTGAGTTGATCCGGAAGCTTTCGCACATCCACAGGAATGTCTGTGCGGTAGGTGATGACGACCAGTCCATTTTCGGATGGAGAGGTGCTGAGCTCGGAAATATTCTGTCTTTTGAAGAGAAGTTTCCCGGTGCGAAAGTGGTCAGACTCGAGGAGAATTTCCGGTCAAGCCGGAAGATAGTCCTGGCAGCGAAAGAAGTGATACGCAACAACAGCAAAAGAAAAGGCAAGTCCATGTGGACTAAGAATGAAGAAGGGGAGCCGGTTTCGCTCTTCATAGTGAATGATGGAGACCAGGAGGCAGAATGCATTGCTGGAAAGGTCCGGGACGAATGGTCCAGGCACAGAAGCTTCGGCCAGATATCAATTCTCTACAGAACCAACGCCCAATCCAGGGCGATTGAGAATGCGCTCTTCAAGAGCAGGATACCCTATGAAATAGTTGCCGGGCTCTCCTTCTACGAAAGAAAAGAAGTGAAGGACCTCATTTCATATCTGAGAATCATCGCCAACCCGCTTGATGACGTAAGCCTTCTAAGGGTATTGAATGTCCCGCAGAGAGGCATCGGAAAGACAACTATTCAGAAGCTGAAGGAGTTTTCCAAGGAGAAGAATATTCTGCTCTTTGAAGCCCTGAGGCAGGTTCGCTCTGTTGATGGCATTGGAGAGAAAGCCAAAAAGGCAATCGGGTCCTTCGTCGGTCTGGTTGACGGCCTCGCTGCACACGGCAACGAAGGTGTCTGCGGCCTCATGAAAGCCGTGGTCGAGAGTACCGGTTATCTTGAGTATGTTTCGAAAGAGGGGGAGGAGAGGCTTGAGAACGTCGAAGAGCTCTTAAGGGCGGCTGAGAAATGGGACCAAGATAGCGAGACGCGCGATCTGATCTTGTTTCTCCAGGAGCTTTCGATTATGTCTGATGTCGATACATGGGAGGAAAGTAGTGACAGAGTGAGCCTGATGACTGTACATTGTGCGAAAGGGCTTGAATTCTCGGTCGTTTTTATCGCCGGAGTCGAAGAGGGCATCTTCCCGCATGCTTCCTCTCTTCTTGAAAAGCATGAACTCGAGGAGGAGAGAAGGCTTTTTCACGTTGCGCTGACGAGAGCAAAAGAGAAAGTGTACCTTTTCTCAGCAGTGGGAAGGAAATGGACTAAGTCGGATGGAGTGATATCAAGATTCGCCCGGGAAATTCCGAAAGAGGTTCTCGTCGTTGGCGACTTGGTCGGTTACGCTTACAGAGGGAGATTCTAG
- the gatC gene encoding Asp-tRNA(Asn)/Glu-tRNA(Gln) amidotransferase subunit GatC, whose product MAVSTKDVIHVARLAKISFTGEEIEQLVKELNSVLEYMEMISKLDVGSIPPTSYVHKPVPHVRSDEPKPSLPEGEAIRLAPDSGKGCFKVPRVV is encoded by the coding sequence ATGGCAGTCTCTACCAAAGATGTGATTCATGTCGCCCGGCTTGCAAAAATCTCCTTCACCGGCGAGGAAATTGAGCAACTTGTCAAGGAACTGAATTCTGTTCTTGAGTACATGGAGATGATTTCCAAGCTTGATGTTGGATCGATCCCGCCGACCTCTTACGTTCATAAGCCTGTCCCTCACGTGCGAAGCGACGAGCCGAAACCCTCACTTCCGGAAGGCGAGGCGATACGGCTTGCTCCAGATTCCGGGAAAGGATGCTTTAAGGTCCCGAGGGTCGTGTAA
- the gatA gene encoding Asp-tRNA(Asn)/Glu-tRNA(Gln) amidotransferase subunit GatA, with protein sequence MNEDIHYLPAHSIRELLKSRNIGAEDVVGASARRIGKFDCRVRAYLSAITEQAISAARAIDRGSVSASDGLLSGVPVAVKNNICTKGIETNCASRILEGYIPPYDSTAVQRLKAAGAILIGKTNLDEFGMGSSTENSAFFPTRNPWNLDKVPGGSSGGSAAAVSAGMATVALGSDTGGSVRQPAGFTNLFGLKPTYGAVSRYGLVAFASSLDQIGIFSRDIEDCATVFNLISGYDPMDSTSSTLTRPVSMEEIKKGLDGVKFGIPESFLEEGVNEEVSSCFEKAVSALESLGARAERIELPNLKYSVASYYLVANAEASSNLARYDGIRYGKRAAHYSDISDMYDKTRTEGFGREVKRRIMLGTYALSSGYYDEYYLRAQKVRTLIKADFEAAFKKVNAVLMPTSPTPPFGFGEKLVDPLSMYLSDIFTLAVNLSGIPSISFPSGFSAEGLPVGTQAIGPSFSEELIFRIAYNFSEKCGFHNKRPELEKQFK encoded by the coding sequence ATGAATGAAGATATTCATTATCTGCCGGCCCACAGCATCAGAGAGCTTCTCAAGAGCCGGAATATTGGAGCCGAGGACGTGGTAGGCGCATCCGCGCGCAGAATCGGGAAATTCGATTGCAGGGTCCGGGCATACCTGAGTGCCATTACGGAGCAGGCGATCAGCGCTGCAAGGGCAATCGACAGAGGTTCTGTCAGCGCAAGTGACGGGCTTCTCTCTGGGGTGCCTGTCGCCGTAAAGAACAACATCTGCACGAAGGGAATCGAAACCAACTGCGCATCAAGAATCCTCGAGGGCTACATTCCTCCGTATGATTCAACGGCTGTCCAGAGACTCAAGGCGGCCGGAGCAATCCTGATTGGAAAGACCAACCTTGATGAGTTCGGAATGGGCTCATCGACCGAGAATTCGGCGTTCTTCCCGACCAGAAACCCTTGGAATCTCGACAAAGTCCCGGGAGGTTCATCCGGAGGCTCGGCGGCAGCGGTTTCCGCCGGAATGGCCACCGTCGCGCTTGGTTCGGACACAGGCGGTTCAGTCAGGCAGCCGGCAGGGTTCACAAACCTGTTTGGTCTTAAGCCAACTTATGGCGCTGTTTCGCGGTACGGACTTGTTGCATTTGCATCGTCACTCGACCAAATAGGAATCTTTTCGCGTGACATTGAGGACTGTGCGACTGTCTTCAACCTTATTTCCGGCTATGATCCCATGGATTCAACATCTTCGACTCTGACCAGGCCGGTTTCAATGGAGGAGATAAAGAAGGGGCTCGACGGCGTGAAGTTTGGAATCCCGGAGAGCTTCCTTGAAGAAGGGGTCAACGAGGAAGTGTCGAGCTGCTTTGAAAAAGCAGTCTCGGCTCTTGAGTCGTTGGGCGCCAGGGCTGAGCGGATTGAGCTTCCAAATCTCAAGTATTCAGTTGCAAGCTACTATCTTGTCGCGAACGCAGAAGCATCTTCGAATCTTGCCAGATATGACGGTATCAGGTATGGAAAAAGGGCTGCGCACTACAGTGATATTTCCGACATGTACGACAAAACGAGAACAGAAGGCTTCGGGAGAGAAGTGAAAAGAAGGATCATGCTTGGCACTTATGCTCTGAGCTCCGGCTATTACGACGAATACTATCTGAGGGCGCAGAAGGTTAGAACTCTGATAAAAGCTGATTTCGAGGCGGCTTTCAAGAAGGTCAATGCCGTTCTTATGCCCACGTCGCCGACACCTCCATTTGGGTTTGGAGAGAAGCTCGTCGATCCGCTTTCAATGTACCTCTCGGACATTTTCACTCTTGCGGTCAACCTGAGCGGCATACCTTCGATCTCTTTTCCTTCCGGGTTCTCAGCCGAAGGCCTTCCCGTAGGAACTCAGGCGATTGGGCCTTCATTTTCCGAAGAATTGATATTCAGGATTGCATATAATTTTTCCGAGAAGTGCGGATTTCACAACAAGAGGCCGGAGCTTGAAAAACAGTTCAAGTGA
- the gatB gene encoding Asp-tRNA(Asn)/Glu-tRNA(Gln) amidotransferase subunit GatB — protein MKNSSSEYEAIIGLEIHAQLLTQSKLFCSCGTNFGEPPNSQVCPICLGHPGVLPVLNEKAVELAIRVALAASTTIRKESIFARKNYFYPDLPKSYQISQYEKPLAENGILEAEVDGEARTIGLKRIHLEEDAGKSFHPEKDEDEQFTFVDLNRCGVPLIEIVTEPDIRSPKEAHSYLLSLKQLLEFLEVCDGNMEKGSLRCDANVSVRLKGEREMGTKSEIKNINSFKGVEKGLSFEIERQIELLKRGERVKQETLLWDPVKEVCLPMRSKEEAHDYRYFPEPDLLPLVISGEMVEEIRKGLPELPNERRKRFIRQYGLPQHDAWLLTSVRSLADYYEAVVSECGDAKTASNWIMTEVLRIVSEKAGDISSCPISSHSLSELILLLKDGTISGKIAKTVFEEMAKTGKGPRSIVEEKGFVQVTDEEQIREFILCVLKENQEIVTEYLGGKSKSFTFLVGQTMKLSKGMANPELVNRILREELSKP, from the coding sequence TTGAAAAACAGTTCAAGTGAGTACGAAGCAATAATCGGGCTCGAAATCCACGCGCAACTTCTGACACAGTCTAAGCTATTCTGCTCGTGCGGGACAAATTTCGGTGAGCCGCCAAACTCGCAGGTGTGCCCTATCTGTCTTGGTCATCCTGGAGTACTTCCGGTCCTGAACGAGAAAGCTGTCGAACTTGCGATCAGAGTGGCGCTTGCAGCTTCAACTACCATCAGGAAAGAGAGCATCTTTGCAAGAAAGAACTATTTCTATCCCGACCTTCCCAAAAGCTATCAGATTTCACAGTATGAGAAACCGCTTGCTGAGAATGGAATCCTGGAGGCCGAGGTCGACGGAGAAGCGAGGACAATAGGTTTGAAGAGGATTCATTTGGAAGAAGATGCCGGCAAATCATTTCATCCGGAAAAAGACGAAGATGAGCAGTTTACATTTGTCGACCTTAATAGGTGTGGAGTTCCCCTCATTGAGATAGTGACTGAGCCTGACATCCGCTCGCCGAAAGAGGCACATTCATATCTTTTGTCTCTGAAGCAGCTCCTTGAGTTCCTCGAAGTCTGCGATGGAAACATGGAGAAGGGGAGTCTGAGGTGTGACGCGAATGTCTCCGTCAGACTCAAAGGTGAGCGGGAAATGGGCACAAAATCAGAGATAAAGAACATAAACTCCTTCAAAGGAGTTGAGAAAGGCCTGAGTTTCGAAATCGAGAGGCAGATAGAGCTTCTGAAACGGGGAGAAAGGGTGAAGCAGGAAACACTTCTCTGGGACCCGGTGAAAGAGGTATGCCTCCCGATGCGCAGCAAGGAGGAGGCGCACGATTACAGATATTTCCCCGAGCCGGATCTGCTTCCACTCGTCATAAGCGGTGAAATGGTTGAAGAGATCAGGAAGGGCCTCCCGGAGCTTCCGAATGAAAGACGGAAGAGATTCATCAGGCAGTACGGACTGCCGCAGCACGATGCCTGGCTCCTCACGTCCGTGAGATCGCTTGCTGATTATTATGAAGCGGTAGTCTCAGAGTGCGGTGATGCAAAGACCGCAAGCAACTGGATAATGACCGAAGTCTTGAGAATAGTCTCCGAGAAAGCCGGTGATATCAGCTCCTGCCCAATCTCGAGTCACTCTCTTTCCGAGCTAATCCTCCTTCTCAAGGACGGGACCATAAGCGGAAAGATTGCCAAGACTGTCTTTGAAGAGATGGCAAAGACCGGAAAAGGACCGAGGTCGATAGTAGAAGAGAAAGGTTTTGTCCAGGTGACCGATGAAGAACAAATCAGAGAATTCATATTGTGCGTCTTGAAGGAGAATCAGGAGATTGTCACGGAATACCTTGGAGGAAAGTCGAAATCATTCACATTTCTTGTAGGGCAAACAATGAAACTCTCGAAGGGCATGGCAAACCCCGAGCTTGTGAACAGGATTCTCAGAGAGGAGCTTTCAAAACCTTGA
- the larA gene encoding nickel-dependent lactate racemase: MSKIAADADGLILTGSITFHYFAGFTGGRKTFLPGIASKESIVANHKLTVSGEKGRGGTSMTGILDGNPVHEDMIEAVRFAKPAFLVNTITNAEGRIARFFCGNVETAHRDGSKKVMEVFSTKLKRKADMVVASCGGFPKDMNFIQAHKALHHAFQSVKEGGTLVLVAECSEGIGSEAFLPYFQLANSGQIRESLMQEYTLNGHTALATLDKAERCSIVLLSELDSDVVALMRMESAKSPEEVIEKATASLPEKSLVYVMPEAALTFVSNES; the protein is encoded by the coding sequence GTGAGCAAAATAGCGGCGGACGCGGACGGACTCATACTCACCGGTTCAATAACCTTCCACTACTTTGCCGGATTCACTGGCGGAAGGAAGACCTTTCTTCCAGGCATTGCTTCGAAGGAGAGCATTGTCGCAAACCACAAACTAACCGTGAGCGGCGAGAAGGGAAGGGGCGGCACCTCGATGACCGGTATTTTGGATGGGAATCCCGTGCACGAAGACATGATAGAAGCGGTAAGATTCGCGAAGCCGGCGTTTCTTGTAAACACAATAACGAACGCAGAAGGGCGCATTGCGCGGTTCTTCTGCGGCAACGTTGAGACGGCGCACAGAGATGGAAGCAAGAAGGTCATGGAGGTTTTCTCAACGAAGCTGAAAAGAAAAGCAGACATGGTGGTTGCAAGCTGCGGAGGATTTCCAAAAGACATGAACTTTATCCAGGCTCACAAGGCATTGCACCATGCGTTTCAGTCTGTCAAAGAGGGGGGCACGCTCGTCTTGGTGGCTGAATGCAGTGAAGGAATCGGTTCAGAGGCATTCCTCCCGTACTTTCAACTTGCGAACTCAGGTCAGATCAGGGAGTCGTTGATGCAGGAATATACTCTGAACGGCCACACTGCACTGGCAACTCTTGACAAAGCCGAAAGATGCAGCATTGTGCTTCTCTCGGAACTTGACAGCGATGTTGTCGCGTTAATGCGAATGGAATCTGCAAAAAGTCCTGAAGAAGTCATAGAGAAAGCGACTGCTTCACTCCCCGAAAAATCTCTGGTATATGTCATGCCAGAAGCAGCATTGACGTTTGTTTCAAACGAGTCCTGA
- the purD gene encoding phosphoribosylamine--glycine ligase — protein sequence MKKKKLLVVGGGGREHAVSWLLSKSALVEKLYFAPGNAGMAKLGECVKIAANDTGSLVQFAREREIDLTFIGPEEPLVMGIVDRFTEAGLRAFGPTKEASRLEGSKVYAKEFMKRHGIPTAQFQVFDSYEEALGALAGNRGRTVVKADGLAYGKGVVVAESPDEARDAIRHMMVEKKFMTSGNRIVIEEFLEGEEVSIIALTDGEIFLPLVPSQDHKRAFDGDRGPNTGGMGAYAPFHFAESGELEKEVYEILSRTVAGLREDGVCYKGVIYCGLILTKSGPRVLEYNCRLGDPEAQAILPLLKDDLLHVLDAVVEGKGLPQSLTWEDGFCVAVMIASGGYPGSYSTGFPIDGIEEAERGGALVLHAGTGLEKGKTVTKGGRVLSVCAKGKTLFEAQKNAYEACSKISFKGAFCRTDIAGRGIDREAQLNLRKG from the coding sequence ATGAAAAAGAAAAAACTTCTCGTTGTCGGCGGTGGTGGACGGGAACATGCTGTCTCGTGGCTGCTATCGAAGAGCGCGCTTGTTGAGAAGCTCTACTTTGCGCCGGGAAATGCCGGCATGGCAAAGCTGGGAGAATGTGTGAAAATCGCGGCTAACGATACCGGTTCTCTTGTTCAATTCGCGAGAGAGAGGGAGATTGACTTAACCTTCATCGGCCCGGAAGAACCTCTTGTAATGGGAATTGTTGACAGATTCACCGAAGCAGGGCTCAGGGCTTTTGGGCCCACCAAAGAGGCATCGCGCCTTGAAGGAAGCAAAGTGTACGCGAAGGAATTCATGAAAAGGCACGGCATACCGACTGCCCAGTTTCAGGTCTTCGATTCGTACGAAGAAGCTCTGGGGGCCCTGGCGGGGAATCGCGGCAGGACTGTGGTCAAGGCAGATGGTCTTGCTTACGGCAAGGGAGTAGTCGTCGCGGAATCTCCGGACGAAGCCAGAGATGCGATCCGTCACATGATGGTGGAGAAGAAATTCATGACCTCTGGAAATAGAATCGTGATTGAGGAATTCCTTGAAGGGGAAGAAGTTTCGATAATTGCTCTCACTGATGGAGAGATATTCCTTCCTCTTGTCCCTTCTCAAGATCACAAAAGGGCGTTTGATGGCGACAGAGGGCCGAACACCGGCGGCATGGGCGCCTACGCGCCTTTTCACTTTGCCGAGTCAGGTGAGCTTGAAAAGGAAGTCTATGAGATTCTCTCAAGAACCGTGGCGGGACTAAGGGAAGATGGAGTCTGCTACAAGGGCGTCATATACTGTGGGCTTATTCTCACCAAGTCCGGTCCTCGGGTACTTGAATACAATTGCAGACTCGGAGATCCGGAGGCACAGGCGATCCTCCCTCTCCTTAAGGATGACTTGCTTCACGTTCTGGATGCCGTCGTTGAGGGAAAGGGGCTGCCGCAATCCCTGACATGGGAAGATGGATTCTGTGTGGCAGTTATGATTGCATCAGGTGGCTACCCTGGGAGCTATTCCACGGGATTTCCCATCGATGGGATTGAGGAAGCAGAACGAGGGGGTGCGCTTGTCCTGCACGCCGGAACGGGACTTGAAAAAGGAAAAACCGTGACGAAAGGCGGAAGAGTTCTTTCCGTTTGCGCAAAAGGGAAGACCCTGTTTGAAGCTCAGAAGAATGCCTATGAAGCCTGCTCAAAGATCAGTTTCAAAGGAGCGTTTTGCAGGACCGACATTGCCGGAAGAGGGATTGACAGAGAAGCGCAGCTCAATCTGAGGAAGGGGTGA
- the purE gene encoding 5-(carboxyamino)imidazole ribonucleotide mutase, with protein sequence MARPPIGIVYGSKSDRTVMKECRRVLTHFGVRAEEMVASAHRSPGKVREYAISARERGIKVIIAGAGMAAHLAGTIASETTLPVIGVPLDASLGGLDSLLSTVQMPSGIPVAAVSVGKAGARNAALLAIEIISLEDEKLEKKLVRFREKLKNSSWDEMGF encoded by the coding sequence ATGGCTCGGCCTCCAATTGGAATTGTCTACGGCAGCAAGTCTGACCGGACCGTTATGAAAGAGTGCAGGAGGGTTCTGACGCATTTTGGGGTGAGGGCTGAGGAGATGGTTGCCTCGGCCCACAGGTCGCCCGGAAAAGTAAGAGAATATGCCATCTCGGCCAGAGAGAGGGGAATAAAGGTAATCATTGCAGGCGCGGGGATGGCTGCGCACCTTGCAGGGACGATCGCATCTGAAACCACGCTTCCTGTCATCGGTGTTCCTCTCGATGCATCACTCGGCGGACTTGATTCACTTCTCTCGACGGTTCAAATGCCGTCCGGTATTCCGGTTGCGGCAGTCTCGGTTGGAAAAGCAGGAGCACGAAATGCTGCATTGCTCGCGATCGAAATAATCTCGCTCGAAGATGAGAAGCTGGAGAAGAAGCTTGTACGATTCAGGGAGAAGTTGAAGAACTCTTCGTGGGATGAAATGGGATTCTAG